The DNA window AACATGCAAAATCAAAGCTATGAgttcttttactgagtcaatgCATCTGATATTTGGTctgtcccttttcctgctgccttcaactcttcctcgcattattgtcttttccagagaatcttttcTTCTTATGAAGTGTCCAAAGTGTGATGACataatcatttttgcttctacagAGACTTTAGGCTTTGCCTGACGTACCACCAACTCGTCTTTCTCGTGGCTCAAATAATTTGTAAAGCTATTCTCCAAACATGCTTTCTCCAACACAACATGCTTTCCAGTCAGCTCTCTTCATCTTCCAGCTTTCATATTCACACATTGTAATTAGGTAGATGATCTTGGGCTGAGTCTCCTAAGATCATTTACTAGCTGTGACTATGGAAGCTCTTGAGATATTTAGTGCTGTGATAaatggcacatttttaaaagtccagatACTCACATATTTAAATATGGTATGCCTACTATGTGACACAGATCTTATTTGATAGCCTGCAACACAATCTCTTTTGAGCCTCTTAGGAAGTTGAAATACTTCATAGGACAGTGAAGATGAGTTTGCTAAGTGCTGCTCTTACTGAACCCAGTAGCTTAATGTGGCACTAAAGAGACTGGCCTGCGATTCTGCTGAAAGTAACAAGCTGAGTATTATGCATTATAAGAGAATGAAGTACAGTTACAGCCTCTGGCACATATTGTAGACAAAGCACACTGACATCTtgccaaaatgtatttttaaactgcaaaggcgtaaaatgtgtttttgttgtttttaaaggtgcaTTTTTCAAACTTAAAAAAATAGAAGGAACCTGCTCCAAAGTACCTTTAGAGTTTGAACACCTCAGTATGGGAAATCCTTTATCTCCGCTGAACACTTTGCTTTGTATCCCTCCAACAAGAATACTTCTTTGTGGCAAATAACAATCGCCTCCTagagagagaccaaaaaaaaaaaaaaaaaaaaaaaaaaaaaaaaaaaaaccatccgaAAATTAtcagagaaaacagaacaaataaataatatcacAAAAGAAAGAGGTAAACCATAATCTGGCTTCCAAAATCTGTATCAGAAAATGTGCCCTTTAACAAAtgtattaaaaaacagaaaaggaatgaacaatcaaattgcaaaaaaaggaggaaaagacaaGGCTGGGTATTGATTCTGGCACAGAAACAGGGCCCCTACAGATCTGTTTCATTTTCCCAGAAAGAACACTAAATTCTACAAATGCAGTTCTACAAATTAAGCTGTTGCTGCATTGATGTGCTTCAGTAAGCAGCATGTGGACAACCTCATTTTTTGGAAACAGAGGAAGTTGCCAAAGgtgcttgcatttatttattaacttaaaATATTAGTATATATTGAGTAGTAGCCTTTAAATTTTATCTACAGCCCATGATGCACCCCTACAAATAGGGTGGGCACAGGTATTTCTCTGTTTTCTATTGAAAAGTTCTCTCAGATCATTCAACAGTCTTATTATCCTTTAATAAATTGTGAAGAACATcctgtgttattgttgttgcagGACTGCCTTTGTCCTACAGTCCAGCCTCACAATGGGCAGTCCTAAATATGTGACCTTACAGTACCACAGTGGGTCAATGCTAAAAAttgagtacagtcgtgccccgctttacgactgccccacattacgacaaatccgcttcatgatgacgtttttgcgatcgcttttgcgattgcaaaacaatggtcgaaataggtttttttgttttgcaatgatcagttcctgaagcagggaaccgattctttgcaaaacaatgtttttaacaGGTGATCGGCGATTTAAAAATGGCcacgggtaattaaaatggctccccgctgtatttagggacggattccttgctatataggcagtgaaaatggccaccgtatggaggatcttcgctgaacagtgagtttttagcccactggaacgcattgaacggtttttagtgcgtttcaatgggctttttattttcgctttacgttttcgcttaacagcgattttcctggaacggattatcgccgttaagcgaggcaccactgtagttccaatTTCTAAGAAACACTTGTGCCCAGTTGTCTATGCATGGTTGTTAAGTACTCAGCATTTTCTGCAAGCTCACTACATAAGGGCAAAATTAGATATTGGAAGCAACATTCTGGCATCCCAAAAAAAAGCcaattttcatttttgtgtttcttaaaaaaagTAAGCTACTGAAACAAAGGCAGATGGCAACATGAGGTGAAATCTGGGAAGCCAGAAAACTCCGAGTAGAACTTCAGGACCAAAGGAGATGCAGAACAAACAATAGGAAATGTATGTAAAACAGTATAAGTACAGGACTGCTGGATGTAGGTTAtataaactttatttttatttttttataaaaggtttttaaaattacCCAGTATTTATATAGGCATTCACTTTCTTAACGTTTATGAGCATTTAAATAAGGAATGTATTACCTCCATTTTCAAAGGCACTAAGATCAGATCTAGCACTATTGTCTAAAGATGTCACTATCTCTGTTTGCCTTTCTGTATTAAATTTTGATGGAACTGCAATACTATCAcctagaagagaaaaagacaCAATCAATTAATTTACTGAATGCTAGCTACTTGACAGAAAGAGTTTTTAAAGCATAGTTATTAACATGAATCAAGCCATTATTCTACTAGCTTTACCCCTCCCCATCTGCAATATAAAGACTCTGCTATTGGTTTAATTTATGGAAATGGCAAAAGCAAATTGAAGAACAATGTGATTGACAGTGCCAGCACTGTTCTATCACTCAAATTCTTACCTTCTTGTAAATCTCTGCCAGTTTCCATGGGTTTCAAGAACTCATTCTTCAGAACTGAAGGTATGATTTTTGTTAAGTGGTTTTCCTGAGAAGTCTGAATTCTGTAGTATTCTCCTGAATCACCCcacaggaaaacaaaagaaaaagaaatattaccACAGTGATATCAGCAAAGATCAGTGGGGAGAATCAGTAATAAGATTCTCACCAGATTTATAACATATCTCCTTTatagtcttttcttcttctataTCTTCTGGTGTCTTTGATAATAAATAAGATGCATCTGtaggaaacaattttaaaacattattttaagtaAGTCCTTTCCAGATTTTTTCCAGCACCATTAAAACCAAGACAGAATGGCAAACttcatttataaaataagtcaTAGCAGAACTTTCACTGGTGAAAATCTGCATcaggtttgctttaaaaataaactaggAGACATTGTTCTTTTTCCGGAGAAACATAGCTCTCCATTTTCAGCATCCCTGAAAAGAGAACATTTTTATACAACATGCTTTTAAGAATAAAATGGCATTTTACTCTTCCATCTAAATGTTGCCattctaaaatttattttataaaatacaaGTACACTCAAAAGACTAATATCTTCATCAAACATTGCCAACTTCAGCAATTCCTCCTAACTCCAGTTCTTGATGCCTTTGGAGAAAAATAGGTAATAggtatttttgcttttgtttttaataaacagGGTTTACATAGGTTAAAGCTGTCTGGAGAAAAGCTTGAAAATATAACTTCAGTGATCCCGGAAagaataatcataatcatcaacAACATTATCATTCAACATTAAAAGAGGTTCTAAATTTAGGGCTACTTTTTAATAAAGAACATATGATCTGCTAAAAACATTGTGTACGTGAATATGAATGTTTGACAAATTATTTACATTCATCCTCctgttcctcttcttcctcttcctcaagaTTTATGGTGATAATCAGTGGAGGATGAATAGGTCTTAATGTATTTTCTTGACTTTTTGTGGAATCTTGATTTTGAACTGCATGCAAATTCCCCTCCTGCACTTCCCTTTGCAATGTGGAATCTATAGGAAGGAACTTCAAGTTCAGTATAAGACTGTTAAGTAAAACTTTGGAATCATCAACACATTTAACTCTCTctcaaaaggcaaaatattgtctATTTTCAACATAGATTAATACTTAAAACAACGGATAAATATTACAGCTAGGACCATCAGCTTATTAAATAAAGAACAGTTGACTGATCATATGTTTGTGAAGATTTTGCGAGGCCCCTCCTGTTTCCAACCTGGTTTCTTCATTCAAATCACCAATCATAGCTTCAGGTTTAAATTcaacagggtaaaaatatttgtcaACTCCGCATTATCTAACTTTGTAATTAAAACATTGTCTACATACATTAAATATCTTTTCTTTAGAACCTCAATGCCCCCCTTCTTGGGTTTTAACTGAACGTGAAACAGGTAATAATAAAATGGCTCCATAGAGAGCCACAGCTAACTCCATGCCTGGATCTAGAAGTGAAATACCCAAGCTATTCGGTTCCCAAATCTTCTTGCCCAGAATGCTATGGATTTGTCGGGGGAACAGTCTCTTCCCACGACTGATCCCAGGGGACGTTAGGCATGCCTGGTTTTATCTActctctttctgcctctctctgAATGCTCTcgttccttctttccctctctgctgtttctctcCAGTAAGGAAGTTTCCACAATTTCTtactcttccattttctttcagcaACTTCTCTTGGCATCCCATTCTCCTCTCCATGgatcctttctattatttctatCCAGCACTCCTCAGCAACTGTCCTAACACAGCTGCTAATCCCCCTTTTATCTCCCTGAACTTTCTAAAGTTCCAAGATTCTGATCAGTCATCCCTCAAGTCTGTTAACACAGGATTGACTTCAGCCAACCCTTCAGATTTGGGGGTTGAAGGAGACAGCACACCAATtggttctctctttttctcacatTGTTTTAGAGAGCAATGAGGTTCACAGTTCAGAGTTACACTTCTTTGAGTCATTAGAAAAAAGCTTTCATGGAGGCAGCCTCTATCAGAACTCACTACCCTATGAACTTCGAGAGTCATGGGGAATTCTCATGATTCCCATGGTGCAGTGGGTCACTTTTCTAGTGGTTTGAAGAAATGGTGTGGGAATAGCATGAAGATTCCTGCTGTGATATGAGATTGGGAGACCTTGAACTGATGTACCTAATTCAAAATGCAGCTGTTAAACTTTAAAGCTATGAATGATTTGGCACTGGGTCAAATGAAGAATGGTCTACCTCCAAATATACTTCCCAAGAAAACATCTAGGTCTCCTCTGGATGCCTTCTCACCAAGATAAAGAAAGCTGGATACTAAGAAAGAGAAGGTCTTTGTATTGGTGAGGCTCTAATTATGGAACCTACTCTCCAGCGAAGCTTGCCTGGTTTATGCATGTGGTGTTTCTTGTGCCACGTGAAGAATATTTTATTCTCCACAGTTTCTAAAACTGTATTCATGTTTTGTGTTCTTGCACTGCTGCTAGTTTTAGTTTTAGCCTTAtcttgcttctcctcctctccctccttcagaaaatatatatttaattataattatttgtctttttttaaagtttcatgtttctgaattttattttgccAGGTCCCCATAAAGCTTTAGTTATTAGATGTTTTACAgatgtgataaataaataatacccttTTTTCCTGTTCACAAATAAACCCATGTATTGTCTTTCCTTTTGTTGCATCTGTTAATCCTATTTTCATGATTCTGAGCAATCTGCCATTATCATAAACTTATGATCATTATTAATATTGTTTAACTATGCATGCTCAGGATTGAAACGTATGGTGCAGAAGGCCAGTGTATTGATCACATACAATCTCAATTGAGTTACACCAAGAAGACTCAGGTAAGCTTAACAAAGTTCTGAATTGCAGCCTAAATTTGTGTTGTACTAGCCTATATTCTAAAATGACTGGTCTAACAAAATGTGAATGCTGTATGTTCCCCTGGCTCCCATTCTGTTGATGAGAGTACTTGTGCAGAGAGCACAAGAACCACTTTCTATGAATGGCTTCCAACCAGAGTGACATTTAcaccacccaccaacaccttagATCTTGCCTACAGTTCCGGTTCTTCTCCTGGAGAGTGACACCTATTCTATGCAAAAGACCCATAAAATCACTTCCCACTCAAGCCTGATATCAGGATGCTCAGAATGATACTGGGATCCGTATAGCAACTTAGAGCTCCAAGGGACTAGTACCATCTCTAGACTTGCACAGTCACTACCCTGATGGTAGCTCTAGCTGTGCTGTAGTTGTCAACTGACCCATCCTTTCCCTAAGTGAACTTATATGAAGCTGCAGAGTTGTAAAgaatatccactgattcagtgggcctactttagtgtgacttGCCACTCTACGAAACAAGAATTCTACCATAAATTTTTATATCTTAATCTATATTGGGTACATGATAATAAGCAACTGTTTATTAATTCTGGCCTCATGTCATGTTTGCTACAATTTGGAAATGCTAATTTTCTGGACTTGTCAACCGTCAAAATAATGAGCTCTTTCCGATAACTAGGCACCAGGCAGAAGTGTATCAGTATGTAAAAGCTAGCTTTCTTCTAGTTTGACTTCATAATACAATTTGGAATACGTTTAATTGCTACTATTTCATTTCTCAGACTATGGAGAAAACATTTGTACTCACCACAGCTTGGTGGCAAAAAGAGTCCATTTATATTACGAGGTTTCCTGTGATGGAAGACGCAGCTGATTCTTATGCAGCCCAAAGGCTGTGTTTCCCAGAAACATGAGATGCTGTTGTatttttgctttggaaaaaaaccaTGAATAGTTCCATATGCAATGCGTACGATATACTACACAGTCATGGATGAAAATCTGGaattcattaaattaaattatggcTTACTAACAATAGCTAAGAAAGagcaaacaatggctgaaatcctgttgcttagcacagtaagatgcactagagtaggcccactgcaTCAATGCtgatttggtgagttaattccTCTACAAGACTTAAGTCACAGatagagtaggcacatttgaatcaatgggatttatggaggaattgacgcaccaaatcccactgattcagtgggcctactctagttaaccttactatgctaagaaacaAAACTTCAGCCAATGAATGTTCTATTTTTATATTCATTGCCCTAACATCCTTTCTGGAATGAAGATGTGGTATTTAAGGTATTTCCGTGCATGGCTGTGTTTTACAGTATAAAACATGCAGACATAAAGGCGTGACATTACTGAATTGCTGAAATTATTCTGGTTGGTATACATTTTAGCAGAAAGACGTTTCTCCACCTGACTTCAAAACTGTCATTAAACTAGAACTGAGCTTCTGATTACAAACATTATAGACATCATGTATGTCAGTGGACTGGATCTGAAGATGTCCCTCCAAAGGACTCCTTGTCTCAGAAGAGCTGACTATATTAATCAACATATTACTGTATTAGGAGAGCACTTGAGTTATCTTCCTTCTAGTTGGATCCAACTATATGTGGTACTActcataaaatatttttcctcagtTCCCTTTAAATCATCTTGACTGTGATCCCGAATGCCTTGAAGCCAAAGATCATTTTGCCACTAAATTTATTAAGACAAGATTTTACAAAAagtaattcctttttcttttctgtacccACCCATATAACAATGTTCTATCATCACAGTACTGTAGTGCCAGTAGGAGTGTTATGGGAACAGAAAGCTGAATTAGATAGAGGGATTCTTAACATTCAGTGAACTCATTTAGTTTTTAAGTTTGGTAGAAGGTGTAAACCAGTACTATATTTAGTCACAAGGCTGATATCTGGGAGTCATAAGGACACTCTGCTTCATAAACGTGAAGCTAAGATGTCACATTTACCATAGCAGAGGTAAGCAACATCCTTATTATAAAAGCTCTTCTTCAACAAGGGCCACTTCAAAGAACTTGATAAGGCTACCTGTATTTCCATATGTCTAAATTTGCACAGTTGATGGGGACATCTTCCCTCTCTCCATAATGAGCACACGCTGTCACTGCCAATGGCTTTTTCACAGTGTCGGAATCGGCACTTTGATCCCTAAATAGAGAGGAAAGGAAGGCCTGAAAACGCTGCCATGCAACATAGCCTTTAGTTAGAATACTTTCTAGACTGGTCTTCTGGTAGCTTAAAAAAATCCTTGAATTACACATGAAAGAATAATTTCAAATACTTTGAATTTTTTCAAATTTCAAAGACTTCACCAAATAAAAAGTTTCCTTCCGCACTGGAAAGCTTGTAGCTGGTACCAGATAAAGCATCTGGGGGAAGAAATTCCACTGGCACCATGACTGTGAGAGACTTAACTCTGGTaaaaaacttggaaaagtaattttttttttttttggactgcaaatccaaCAGTTTCCTAGCCAGTATAGCAGATGAGACTGTAAACTGGGAGTATCAAGATGGAGTTAAGTGGGGCAAGGATCCAACCTTGATGGTGGTGCTGCACAAGTTATTATTTGTGGACT is part of the Pogona vitticeps strain Pit_001003342236 chromosome 5, PviZW2.1, whole genome shotgun sequence genome and encodes:
- the C5H12orf50 gene encoding uncharacterized protein C12orf50 homolog isoform X3; translated protein: MQKWRSQQIDLQISLLFIFLWTIILNGSKCRFRHCEKAIGSDSVCSLWREGRCPHQLCKFRHMEIQQKYNSISCFWETQPLGCIRISCVFHHRKPRNINGLFLPPSCDSTLQREVQEGNLHAVQNQDSTKSQENTLRPIHPPLIITINLEEEEEEEQEDEYASYLLSKTPEDIEEEKTIKEICYKSGEYYRIQTSQENHLTKIIPSVLKNEFLKPMETGRDLQEGDSIAVPSKFNTERQTEIVTSLDNSARSDLSAFENGGGDCYLPQRSILVGGIQSKVFSGDKGFPILRCSNSKATGYTESIKKHNFKGVKKKKWTSEESKNLSIPLTAKEIGEAGMLQILLDCGFHQLQSA
- the C5H12orf50 gene encoding uncharacterized protein C12orf50 homolog isoform X1 yields the protein MQKWRSQQIDLQISLLFIFLWTIILNGSKCRFRHCEKAIGSDSVCSLWREGRCPHQLCKFRHMEIQQKYNSISCFWETQPLGCIRISCVFHHRKPRNINGLFLPPSCDSTLQREVQEGNLHAVQNQDSTKSQENTLRPIHPPLIITINLEEEEEEEQEDEYASYLLSKTPEDIEEEKTIKEICYKSGEYYRIQTSQENHLTKIIPSVLKNEFLKPMETGRDLQEGDSIAVPSKFNTERQTEIVTSLDNSARSDLSAFENGGGDCYLPQRSILVGGIQSKVFSGDKGFPILRCSNSKATGYTESIKKHNFKGVKKKKWTSEESKNLSIPLTAKAMHTSNPKGKGNFQQNDQSKNAENASYVPSQRANGRSISLSSSVVGRSPNMTYSKAGMTKEAKRNLPTERSTSVYNIPAWRRRSSHTKVCIKAEKMYSEPRRNGSR
- the C5H12orf50 gene encoding uncharacterized protein C12orf50 homolog isoform X2 — protein: MEIQQKYNSISCFWETQPLGCIRISCVFHHRKPRNINGLFLPPSCDSTLQREVQEGNLHAVQNQDSTKSQENTLRPIHPPLIITINLEEEEEEEQEDEYASYLLSKTPEDIEEEKTIKEICYKSGEYYRIQTSQENHLTKIIPSVLKNEFLKPMETGRDLQEGDSIAVPSKFNTERQTEIVTSLDNSARSDLSAFENGGGDCYLPQRSILVGGIQSKVFSGDKGFPILRCSNSKATGYTESIKKHNFKGVKKKKWTSEESKNLSIPLTAKAMHTSNPKGKGNFQQNDQSKNAENASYVPSQRANGRSISLSSSVVGRSPNMTYSKAGMTKEAKRNLPTERSTSVYNIPAWRRRSSHTKVCIKAEKMYSEPRRNGSR